Proteins encoded within one genomic window of Oryza glaberrima chromosome 12, OglaRS2, whole genome shotgun sequence:
- the LOC127757666 gene encoding glutaredoxin-C15, with amino-acid sequence MERVAKLSTEKAVVIFTASNCPMCHTVVSLFSDLGVGAAVHELDRDPLHGRDMERDLARRLGRSPPVPAVFIAGKLVGSTDRVMSLHLAGKLVPMLKAAGAIWL; translated from the coding sequence ATGGAGAGGGTGGCGAAGCTGTCGACGGAGAAGGCGGTGGTGATCTTCACGGCGAGCAACTGCCCGATGTGCCACACGGTGGTGAGCCTCTTCTCCgacctcggcgtcggcgccgccgtccacgaGCTCGACCGCGACCCGCTCCACGGCCGGGACATGGAGCGCgacctcgcccgccgcctcggccgctcCCCGCCCGTCCCCGCCGTCTTCATCGCCGGCAAGCTCGTCGGCTCCACCGACCGCGTCATGTcgctccacctcgccggcaAGCTCGTCCCCATGCTCAAGGCCGCCGGCGCCATTTGGCTCTAG